In the genome of Myxococcus stipitatus, one region contains:
- the dnaJ gene encoding molecular chaperone DnaJ, protein MPAAAGQKRDYYEILGVTKTVSAQELKSAFRKVALQYHPDRNPGNNEAEEKFKEASEAYEVLSDPDRRAKYDRFGHAGNPFDGFGGAGGGFQGVNINDIFGEIFGDIFGGGRGGRRTSSRGADLRYNLEITFEEAAFGSRPKVTIPRPKKCETCSGSGSKSGAGPRACGTCGGSGELRYTQGFFAVSRPCGDCSGSGSVVPDPCTRCKGSGKTPSEEVIEVAIPGGVDNGTRVRLSGMGEPGDRGGPPGDLYVTVIVKEHPLFQREEYEVFCEVPISFTHAALGAKIDVPTLDGKVKMTIPAGTQSGKVFRLKGKGIPHLHSQQRGDQHVRVVVETPTELSSKQRELLEKLAELSGEESHPQSKSFFAKVKELFG, encoded by the coding sequence ATGCCAGCGGCGGCGGGTCAGAAGCGCGACTACTACGAGATTTTGGGGGTCACCAAGACCGTCTCCGCGCAGGAGCTCAAGAGCGCGTTTCGCAAGGTGGCGCTGCAGTACCACCCGGACCGGAACCCGGGGAACAACGAGGCCGAGGAGAAGTTCAAGGAAGCCTCGGAAGCCTACGAAGTGTTGAGCGACCCTGACCGGCGGGCGAAGTACGACCGCTTCGGGCACGCGGGCAATCCGTTCGATGGGTTTGGCGGCGCCGGGGGCGGGTTCCAGGGCGTCAACATCAACGACATCTTCGGCGAGATTTTCGGCGACATCTTCGGCGGTGGCCGGGGTGGGCGCCGCACCAGCTCGCGCGGCGCGGACCTGCGCTACAACCTGGAGATCACCTTCGAGGAAGCCGCCTTCGGCAGCCGTCCCAAGGTGACGATTCCCCGCCCCAAGAAGTGCGAGACGTGCAGCGGCTCCGGCAGCAAGAGCGGCGCGGGCCCTCGGGCGTGTGGCACGTGCGGCGGCAGCGGTGAGCTGCGCTACACGCAGGGCTTCTTCGCGGTGTCCCGGCCCTGTGGCGATTGCAGTGGCTCGGGCTCGGTGGTGCCGGACCCGTGCACCCGCTGCAAGGGCTCTGGCAAGACGCCGTCGGAGGAGGTCATCGAGGTGGCCATCCCCGGAGGCGTGGACAACGGCACGCGCGTGCGGCTGTCCGGCATGGGCGAGCCCGGAGACCGGGGCGGTCCTCCCGGAGACCTGTACGTCACCGTCATCGTCAAGGAGCACCCGCTCTTCCAGCGCGAGGAGTACGAGGTCTTCTGCGAGGTGCCCATCTCCTTCACGCACGCGGCGCTGGGCGCGAAGATCGACGTCCCCACGCTCGACGGGAAGGTGAAGATGACCATCCCCGCGGGCACGCAGTCCGGCAAGGTGTTCCGGCTGAAGGGCAAGGGCATCCCCCACCTGCACAGCCAGCAGCGCGGCGACCAGCACGTGCGCGTGGTGGTGGAGACGCCCACGGAGCTGTCCTCCAAGCAGCGCGAGCTCCTGGAGAAGCTCGCGGAGCTGTCCGGCGAGGAGTCCCACCCTCAGTCGAAGAGCTTCTTCGCGAAGGTGAAGGAACTGTTCGGCTGA